CCTCGGCGAACACCGCGAAGATGAAATCCGTTGACTGGATGGGCAGGTATTGAAGTTTCTGGGTGGAGAGGCCGAAACCCTCACCCAGGGGCCCGCCGGAGCCGATGGCCAGAAGGCTCTGCACCAGCTGGTAACCGTCCCCCTGGGCATCTTTCCAGGGGTTCAGGAACGACGTCACCCTCACCCGCTGGTAGGTGTTGATCAAGATGCTGCTCACCCCGACAAGCCCCCCCGCCAAGGCCGTGGCCAGCAGGGCGCCCAGGTTGAGGCCGGAGGCCAGGGCCATCAACCACAGCAGCAGGCCCGTCAGGGCGGCTGTGCTCAGGTTGGGTTGCTTGAGGATCAGCAGGATCAGAGCGCCGAACACCGTCAGCCAGAGCAGCTTCTGGTCGATGGCGATGCGCTTCCAGTGGGCAAACAGGGCAGCCCCCTGCAGGACCACGAAGGGCTTGACCAGCTCAGATGGTTGGATCTGGATCGGACCGACCACCAGCCAACGGCTGGCGCCGTTCACGGTGCTGCCGGCCACCAGGGTGGCGGCCACCAGGAGGCCCCCCAGCAACAGGGCGGGGCCGGCCAGCTTGGACCAACGGCGAATGTTCACCCGCA
The DNA window shown above is from Cyanobium sp. ATX 6F1 and carries:
- a CDS encoding FtsW/RodA/SpoVE family cell cycle protein, which produces MALPGIANRPPSSIPSPEASAKGFLPLPFALWPAEARLLLGLVALWSLLGILILTSASWWVAEREMGDAAYYLKRQLLWLAASWGLLLLALRVNIRRWSKLAGPALLLGGLLVAATLVAGSTVNGASRWLVVGPIQIQPSELVKPFVVLQGAALFAHWKRIAIDQKLLWLTVFGALILLILKQPNLSTAALTGLLLWLMALASGLNLGALLATALAGGLVGVSSILINTYQRVRVTSFLNPWKDAQGDGYQLVQSLLAIGSGGPLGEGFGLSTQKLQYLPIQSTDFIFAVFAEEFGYIGSVMLLLFLLLFGFVGLRVALSCRSNQLRLIAIGCTTLLVGQSILNIAVASGAMPTTGLPLPLISYGGNSLLSSLLTAGLLIRCSLESAGVDPGRPRRRRQGVAPIG